The following proteins are co-located in the Moraxella nasovis genome:
- the htpX gene encoding protease HtpX: protein MMRIGLFLLTNIAVLVVFSIVFGILSSVFGLGSVHGQGGLNYISLAVMCLVYGMVGSVISLFLSKWMAKKSTGTVVIDNPTNGTERWLVDTIAKQAKSVGIGMPEVGIFDNPQPNAFATGWNKNNALVAVSTGLLHTMTAEEVEAVLAHEIGHVANGDMVTLALIQGVVNAFVMFFARIIGSFVDKAVFKNESDSPGIGYFVTSMVMDILLGILASAIVMWFSRLREYRADEMGAKLAGKHNMIAALNALRPAEARPDNMPEAMKAFAIASGQSQGFSIANLFRSHPTLDDRIASLQKLNS, encoded by the coding sequence ATGATGCGAATTGGCTTGTTTTTACTTACCAACATAGCCGTTTTGGTCGTTTTTAGTATCGTTTTTGGCATTTTATCTAGCGTCTTTGGGCTAGGTTCTGTACATGGTCAAGGCGGATTAAACTACATAAGTCTTGCCGTTATGTGCCTTGTTTATGGCATGGTAGGCTCAGTCATCTCGCTATTTTTATCAAAGTGGATGGCAAAAAAATCCACAGGTACAGTCGTCATTGACAACCCAACAAATGGCACCGAACGATGGCTTGTAGACACCATCGCCAAGCAAGCAAAATCAGTGGGCATTGGTATGCCAGAAGTTGGTATTTTTGATAATCCACAGCCCAACGCCTTTGCCACAGGTTGGAATAAAAATAATGCTTTGGTTGCTGTATCCACAGGGCTACTACACACCATGACTGCCGAAGAAGTTGAAGCGGTATTAGCACATGAAATCGGACACGTCGCCAATGGCGATATGGTAACACTTGCCCTAATCCAAGGGGTGGTGAATGCCTTTGTGATGTTCTTTGCTCGCATTATCGGAAGTTTTGTTGATAAAGCGGTATTTAAAAATGAAAGCGACAGCCCTGGCATTGGTTATTTTGTAACCAGTATGGTCATGGATATTTTGCTTGGTATCTTGGCAAGTGCCATTGTCATGTGGTTTTCTCGCCTGCGTGAATATCGTGCCGATGAAATGGGGGCAAAACTTGCAGGCAAACACAACATGATAGCCGCACTCAACGCCCTACGCCCTGCCGAAGCTCGCCCTGATAACATGCCAGAAGCCATGAAAGCCTTTGCCATTGCAAGCGGTCAATCACAAGGGTTTAGTATCGCCAATCTATTTAGAAGCCACCCCACATTAGATGATCGCATTGCGTCCTTACAAAAACTAAATAGCTAA
- a CDS encoding GNAT family N-acetyltransferase, which translates to MIHHNTDTHRFETTIDGHTAYLSYVKLNDDTLEYDHTIVPKELGGQGLGTRLVKFALDYAKEHHKKVVPSCSFVASFINKNPEYQSLLA; encoded by the coding sequence ATGATTCATCATAACACCGATACACACAGATTTGAGACGACGATTGATGGGCATACAGCGTATCTAAGCTATGTCAAGCTTAATGATGATACGTTAGAATACGATCACACCATCGTGCCAAAAGAGCTTGGCGGTCAGGGGCTTGGGACAAGACTTGTCAAGTTTGCCTTAGATTATGCCAAAGAACACCATAAAAAAGTCGTGCCAAGTTGTAGTTTTGTGGCAAGCTTTATCAATAAAAACCCTGAATACCAGTCGCTTTTGGCATAA
- a CDS encoding lytic transglycosylase domain-containing protein encodes MIMKLTHRLHLSSRLLKLVPHLFVAAVSLNAWSAQTYIYQDENEQLLLTNIIQNVDGTKKFTQISHTYYPDSIQPSASNHLLVSTLSTPTTYDTLIIAAAQKYGVDPALIKSIMHAESSFNPQARSAVGAMGLMQLMPDTARSMGVTNAWDITQNIDGGVRYIAWLQKRFTNRDLVIAAYNAGLGNVQKYGGIPPFRETQNYVKKVNTLYRTLYQNNIHLAMSNP; translated from the coding sequence ATGATTATGAAGCTTACACATCGCTTACACCTATCATCACGCCTATTAAAGCTTGTGCCACATCTTTTTGTTGCGGCAGTTTCGCTTAATGCTTGGTCAGCTCAAACCTACATTTACCAAGATGAGAATGAACAGCTGCTGCTGACAAACATCATCCAAAATGTCGATGGCACAAAAAAGTTCACTCAAATTAGCCATACCTACTACCCTGATAGCATCCAGCCGAGTGCCAGCAACCACCTTTTGGTCAGCACCTTATCCACGCCGACAACCTATGACACACTCATTATCGCCGCTGCCCAAAAATACGGAGTTGATCCTGCTCTAATCAAGTCTATCATGCACGCAGAATCCTCCTTTAATCCTCAAGCCCGCTCAGCTGTCGGAGCGATGGGTCTAATGCAGCTAATGCCAGATACAGCACGCAGTATGGGAGTAACGAACGCTTGGGATATCACCCAAAATATCGATGGCGGTGTCAGATACATAGCATGGCTACAAAAACGTTTCACCAACCGCGATCTGGTCATTGCAGCTTATAACGCAGGGCTTGGCAATGTCCAAAAATATGGCGGCATTCCACCATTTCGTGAAACCCAAAATTACGTCAAAAAAGTCAATACGCTTTATCGCACCTTATATCAAAACAATATCCATCTGGCAATGAGTAACCCCTAA
- the parC gene encoding DNA topoisomerase IV subunit A has protein sequence MSTPKQLDTRSIAEFTEQAYLNYAMYVIMDRALPHIADGLKPVQRRIVYAMSELGLRHTAKPKKSARTVGDVLGKYHPHGDSACYEAMVLMAQPFSYRYPLITGQGNWGSPDDPKSFAAMRYTEAKMSNYANTLLSELEQGTVDWQDNFDGTLTEPVTLPARLPNILLNGTTGIAVGMATDIPPHNLNEVVKACIRLLKNPDLSVKQLATTILAPDLPTRAEIITPKHELVAMYESGRGSYKMRATYHLDPNDKNTIIIDALPYQVSGNKLIEQIAKLMNDKKLPWVVDINDESDHENACRIVIELKKGKHDIDKIMGHLFASTDLESSYRVNMNMIGLNGKPQVKNIKQILSEWLSCRRSVITRRLQHRLDRINKRLHILAGLLIAYLNIDEVIHIIRTEDDPKLELMSRFGLTDIQADAILDIKLRQLAKLEEIELNAERDRLEAERDELLGCLNDADKLTALMIDELTADMKTHGDSRMSPVVERDEAVVIKPSDLIPSEPVTVILSKAGWIRAAKGHGVDVAKMNYRSGDDYQAHALGKTNQKLILLDSTGRSYAVDTLSLPSARGQGDPVTSMLSLSDGASIEQVLFGDKNDKILLASTAGYGFIGEFGNLETNQKAGKSIINLACANLLPISQALPAHSMVAAVTNAGYLLVFDLAELPTLAKGKGNKIITLKNDESLTHVITFAVDDSLVITAGKRTLTLKPADITNYHGKRAGRGAKLPKGFGNVTKLDIAQQ, from the coding sequence ATGAGCACACCAAAACAATTAGATACTCGCAGCATTGCTGAATTTACTGAGCAAGCTTATTTAAACTATGCCATGTATGTCATCATGGATCGGGCGTTACCGCACATTGCCGATGGGCTAAAACCTGTCCAAAGACGCATCGTCTATGCCATGAGTGAGCTTGGCTTACGTCATACCGCTAAGCCCAAAAAATCTGCTCGCACGGTTGGTGATGTGCTGGGTAAGTACCACCCACATGGCGATAGTGCGTGCTATGAAGCGATGGTGCTGATGGCCCAGCCTTTTAGTTATCGCTATCCGCTCATCACAGGTCAGGGCAACTGGGGCAGTCCAGATGATCCGAAGTCATTTGCTGCCATGCGATACACCGAAGCGAAGATGAGTAATTATGCCAATACGTTATTATCTGAGCTTGAGCAGGGTACGGTAGATTGGCAAGATAACTTTGATGGCACGCTAACAGAGCCAGTAACATTGCCTGCCCGCTTGCCAAATATTTTACTAAACGGAACGACAGGCATTGCCGTCGGTATGGCAACCGACATTCCACCGCACAACCTAAACGAAGTCGTTAAGGCGTGTATTCGCCTACTCAAAAATCCCGATTTATCTGTCAAGCAGCTTGCTACCACCATTCTTGCTCCAGACCTACCTACTCGTGCTGAAATCATCACACCTAAGCATGAGCTTGTCGCTATGTATGAGTCTGGTAGGGGTAGCTATAAAATGCGTGCCACTTATCACCTTGATCCAAATGATAAAAATACCATCATTATTGACGCTTTACCTTATCAAGTGTCTGGTAATAAGCTAATTGAGCAGATTGCCAAGCTTATGAATGATAAAAAGCTACCTTGGGTGGTGGATATCAACGATGAGTCTGATCATGAGAATGCGTGCCGTATCGTCATTGAGCTTAAAAAAGGCAAGCACGACATCGATAAAATCATGGGGCATCTATTTGCCAGTACCGATCTTGAGAGCAGTTATCGTGTCAATATGAATATGATTGGGCTAAATGGCAAGCCTCAGGTCAAGAATATTAAGCAGATTTTATCCGAATGGCTAAGCTGTCGCCGTAGTGTAATAACTCGCCGTCTGCAGCATCGACTAGATAGGATTAACAAGCGTCTGCATATTTTGGCAGGTTTGCTCATCGCCTATCTAAATATTGATGAAGTCATTCATATTATCCGAACCGAAGATGATCCTAAGCTTGAGCTGATGAGTCGTTTTGGACTGACGGATATCCAAGCTGATGCCATTTTAGACATTAAATTACGCCAGCTTGCCAAGCTTGAAGAGATTGAGCTAAATGCTGAGCGTGATCGCCTAGAAGCTGAGCGTGATGAGCTGTTAGGTTGTCTTAATGATGCTGATAAGCTGACTGCTCTTATGATTGATGAGCTGACTGCTGACATGAAGACCCATGGTGATAGCAGAATGTCGCCTGTGGTTGAGCGTGATGAAGCGGTAGTGATTAAGCCAAGTGATCTAATCCCAAGCGAGCCTGTTACTGTGATACTGTCAAAGGCAGGCTGGATTCGCGCCGCCAAAGGTCATGGCGTAGATGTTGCCAAAATGAACTATCGCTCTGGCGATGATTATCAAGCTCATGCCCTTGGCAAGACCAACCAAAAGCTGATTTTATTAGACAGTACAGGGCGTAGCTATGCGGTAGATACATTAAGCTTACCGTCTGCTCGTGGACAAGGCGACCCTGTAACGAGTATGCTTAGCTTGTCTGATGGAGCGAGTATCGAGCAGGTGTTATTTGGCGATAAAAACGATAAAATATTATTGGCAAGCACCGCAGGTTATGGGTTTATCGGTGAGTTTGGTAATCTAGAAACCAACCAAAAAGCAGGTAAATCCATCATTAATCTTGCTTGTGCAAATTTATTACCGATCAGTCAGGCTTTACCAGCACACAGTATGGTGGCTGCTGTGACGAATGCAGGTTATTTATTGGTGTTTGATTTAGCAGAGCTGCCAACCCTTGCTAAGGGCAAGGGTAATAAAATCATCACCCTAAAAAATGATGAAAGTCTAACCCATGTGATAACATTTGCTGTAGATGATAGCCTTGTTATCACAGCTGGTAAACGCACACTTACCTTAAAGCCTGCCGATATTACCAACTATCACGGTAAGCGAGCAGGGCGTGGGGCTAAGCTACCCAAGGGCTTTGGTAATGTGACTAAGCTTGATATCGCCCAACAGTAG
- a CDS encoding 4a-hydroxytetrahydrobiopterin dehydratase — translation MSSLTSGQIALQLESLTGWQIIDKRLVRVFEFDTFADAIAFITRAAFVCVELEHYPIWENHYNQLIVKIGDPSRDDVHGRDVQLAKRIQALFES, via the coding sequence ATGAGCAGTCTAACATCTGGGCAAATCGCCCTGCAATTAGAAAGTCTAACTGGCTGGCAGATTATCGATAAGCGTTTGGTGCGAGTTTTTGAATTTGACACTTTTGCCGATGCGATAGCCTTTATTACTCGTGCCGCTTTTGTGTGTGTGGAGCTTGAGCATTATCCAATCTGGGAAAACCATTATAATCAGCTGATTGTTAAAATCGGTGACCCAAGCCGTGACGATGTGCATGGGCGCGATGTTCAGCTTGCTAAACGCATTCAAGCATTATTTGAGTCTTAA
- the prmA gene encoding 50S ribosomal protein L11 methyltransferase, with product MSWQQLHLQCQKDKVELAEALFYDLGAVSILLEDAGDEPLFEPMPNEEPLWGNVVVTAIFDTNSDDSFDGTDFEGLANEIAAKVDAERHWTTRLDDKDWTKEWMTYYKPIKCAGNLWIVPEWLDAPEPNATNLILDPGLAFGTGYHATTRLCLDWLSKQDLTDKTVIDYGCGSGILGVAALLLGAKQVLAVDIDPQAVLATTQNAKLNGVADKIQVFLPEEFAKHQAKTGILADTITANILAKPLIGFAPYFAKLIKTDGKIVLAGLITSQIDEVLEAYTPYFTMDTPHNYADKEDHHWHRLSGTRIG from the coding sequence ATGTCATGGCAACAGCTGCATTTACAATGCCAAAAAGATAAAGTCGAACTTGCCGAAGCCCTATTTTATGACTTAGGAGCCGTATCCATCTTGCTTGAAGATGCAGGCGATGAACCACTGTTTGAACCCATGCCAAATGAAGAGCCACTTTGGGGTAATGTTGTGGTAACAGCGATTTTTGACACCAATAGTGATGACAGTTTTGATGGTACAGACTTTGAGGGTCTTGCCAATGAGATTGCCGCTAAGGTTGATGCTGAACGCCATTGGACGACTCGCCTTGACGATAAGGACTGGACCAAAGAATGGATGACTTATTATAAGCCCATCAAGTGTGCTGGCAATCTATGGATTGTCCCAGAGTGGCTTGACGCTCCAGAGCCGAACGCCACCAATCTCATCTTAGATCCCGGTCTTGCCTTTGGCACAGGCTATCACGCCACCACTCGCTTATGCCTTGACTGGCTGTCCAAACAAGATTTAACTGATAAAACTGTTATCGACTATGGCTGTGGCTCTGGTATCTTAGGCGTGGCAGCTCTACTGCTTGGGGCAAAACAGGTGCTTGCTGTAGACATCGACCCCCAAGCGGTGCTTGCCACCACCCAAAACGCCAAGCTTAATGGCGTGGCAGATAAGATCCAGGTTTTTTTGCCAGAAGAATTTGCCAAGCACCAAGCCAAAACTGGCATACTTGCAGACACCATCACCGCAAACATTCTTGCCAAGCCCTTAATCGGCTTTGCTCCTTATTTTGCCAAACTCATCAAAACAGATGGTAAAATCGTATTAGCAGGGCTGATCACAAGCCAGATAGATGAAGTGTTAGAAGCGTATACGCCTTATTTTACAATGGATACACCGCATAATTATGCAGATAAAGAAGATCACCATTGGCATAGGTTATCAGGTACGCGCATAGGCTAA
- a CDS encoding PIN domain-containing protein, with translation MKKILLLDIENVQVKSHDIFLFCEKYHAVYISFVKTPAIFALQDINQLNKVLDKSLFLIPMRATKKANAADFGLGFYAGLLSQKFKPNKVKFHILSSDQDFCHIVDLLIDKGFVVKQISKEKYQAKKQIDEGILPKANSFNADIYLHDVHQMCVHWAAQNLANLPKKPKTLQNAIKIQTRLSDSSVHLIIDRLLTHQLITLIDNKIQYNLANIKTWSKLKLNEKKLDKDQLIMRHKELARLPDIKDIANQILLRRVKLCCDLWVDKHDRPTDRTQLFAWIQQKLALNHDYEINNTIQALQKCYIINAVGNLVFDDELIENWANVVLKSSSEQFVRVDNRLLSTFMAQKLKDELLCQVKVGQEAITEEYLVMAKVIFPNESDVVLMKLAASQGWVKMVDGKSVYAGGLVSKNLT, from the coding sequence ATGAAAAAGATTTTATTGCTTGATATTGAAAATGTTCAGGTCAAGTCGCACGATATTTTTTTGTTTTGTGAAAAGTATCATGCGGTATACATTAGTTTTGTCAAAACGCCTGCTATTTTTGCCTTGCAGGATATAAATCAATTAAATAAAGTTTTGGATAAATCGTTATTTTTAATTCCCATGCGAGCAACCAAAAAAGCAAATGCGGCAGATTTTGGTTTAGGGTTTTACGCAGGTTTACTATCACAAAAATTTAAACCCAACAAAGTGAAATTTCATATTTTATCTAGCGATCAAGATTTTTGTCATATTGTGGATTTGCTGATAGACAAAGGATTTGTTGTTAAGCAAATTTCCAAAGAAAAATACCAAGCAAAAAAACAGATTGACGAAGGGATTCTCCCAAAAGCTAACTCATTTAATGCAGATATTTATTTACATGATGTGCATCAGATGTGTGTACATTGGGCGGCTCAAAATCTAGCAAACCTACCCAAAAAGCCAAAAACATTGCAAAACGCCATCAAAATACAAACACGGTTATCAGATTCAAGTGTTCATCTTATTATAGATAGACTGCTAACACATCAGCTCATCACCTTAATAGATAATAAAATACAGTACAATTTGGCAAATATTAAAACTTGGTCAAAATTAAAACTTAATGAAAAAAAATTGGACAAAGATCAGCTTATCATGCGACATAAGGAATTAGCCCGCCTGCCCGACATCAAGGATATAGCTAATCAAATTTTATTACGCAGGGTTAAGTTATGTTGTGATTTATGGGTTGATAAACATGATAGACCCACAGACAGGACCCAGTTATTTGCATGGATTCAACAAAAATTGGCATTAAATCATGATTATGAGATAAATAATACCATACAAGCCTTGCAAAAATGTTACATCATCAATGCTGTTGGAAATTTGGTTTTTGATGACGAGCTGATTGAAAATTGGGCGAATGTTGTGCTCAAAAGTAGCTCTGAACAATTTGTTCGTGTTGATAATCGGCTGTTATCAACATTTATGGCACAAAAACTTAAAGATGAACTTCTTTGCCAAGTCAAGGTAGGTCAAGAAGCGATTACCGAAGAGTATTTGGTGATGGCAAAGGTGATATTTCCTAATGAAAGTGATGTTGTCTTGATGAAGTTGGCAGCATCGCAAGGGTGGGTCAAAATGGTTGATGGTAAAAGTGTATATGCTGGTGGACTTGTCAGTAAAAATCTCACCTAA
- the mrcB gene encoding penicillin-binding protein 1B has translation MSHPMHITKLKHEQGLIGGFFLLIAVIFFIVVAFLYVNSLNTTVINKFESRRWDIPATVYSRPLSLYIGKSLTPSDLQTWLKLLHYTPNTQSQGGYTIDGDTFTIHTRGFRYGDGDTETPQIIRITIQDDYIAKLQSSKSHADGIIRLEPIKIDKIYPQNNEDRKLLTVKTTPQALVDALIATEDRNFYQHYGVSMRGTARALITNAKGEALQGGSTITQQLVKNFYLSQERTLKRKINEAVMALLLDYHYSKNDILLAYLNEINLGQNGNQSINGFGAAAEFYYNKPLSELRLDQYALLVGIARGPSYYNPKKNPERAKSRRNTVLHNMLITGKISQQVYENAINQPLDVIAKSSSKNSFADFMDAIKRELRSYYREEDLQNAGLSIISTLDPLAQMAADKAMTDELVKLKRQGGNKSKLQGAIISAETTTGQIVAIVGSGGEFTGFNRAIDAKRQVGSLLKPVIYLSALQSGAYNLASGVSDDSVTYRIGDASWTPKNYDGTSHGTVPLITALSKSYNQAAVNVGMQFGMDTFRRQMAQLGINQDQVSAYPSALLGAVDLSPYQMLGVYQVFSTGGKFAPLHTIISVTDEQGRVLQRHDTRNQTRLSPEAAYLTNHAMQSVITSGTAKAANFNPSLHLAGKTGTTNDNKDAWFAGYSGNYVSVVWVGRDDNKPIGLTGGTGALPIWIAYMRKLNLTPVELPKPNDITWAWLELGTGRLSSEGCPNAAYLPINAQFSPDEVDECTAYRQYEEAQAEFYDDQYNSYQDGFYQDGIDVWQDGDINRLPSDNLNDRQTDYTNW, from the coding sequence ATGTCTCACCCTATGCACATCACCAAACTTAAACATGAGCAAGGCTTAATTGGTGGATTTTTTTTATTAATTGCTGTTATATTTTTTATAGTGGTGGCATTTTTATATGTCAATTCACTAAACACCACAGTCATTAACAAGTTTGAAAGTCGGCGGTGGGATATCCCTGCTACGGTATATTCTCGTCCATTATCGCTATATATCGGCAAAAGCCTAACGCCTAGCGACCTTCAGACTTGGCTAAAGCTGTTACACTACACGCCAAACACCCAATCACAAGGCGGCTATACCATAGATGGTGATACTTTTACCATACACACTCGGGGGTTTCGCTATGGCGATGGCGATACAGAGACACCCCAGATTATTCGCATAACTATCCAAGATGATTATATCGCCAAACTCCAAAGCAGTAAGTCACACGCTGATGGTATCATTCGCCTTGAGCCGATTAAGATTGATAAAATCTACCCCCAAAATAACGAAGATCGTAAACTTTTAACCGTAAAGACCACGCCACAGGCACTGGTGGATGCACTGATTGCCACCGAAGATCGCAACTTTTATCAGCATTATGGCGTATCGATGCGTGGTACGGCTCGTGCCTTAATCACAAATGCCAAAGGCGAAGCACTCCAAGGCGGTTCAACCATCACCCAGCAGCTCGTTAAAAACTTCTACCTAAGCCAAGAACGCACCCTTAAGCGTAAAATAAATGAAGCGGTTATGGCGTTATTATTAGATTATCATTACTCCAAAAATGACATCTTACTTGCCTATCTTAATGAGATTAACTTAGGTCAAAATGGCAATCAGTCCATTAATGGCTTTGGGGCAGCTGCTGAATTTTATTACAATAAACCACTTAGCGAGCTTAGATTAGACCAATATGCCTTGCTTGTTGGCATTGCTAGAGGTCCAAGTTATTATAACCCTAAAAAAAACCCAGAGCGTGCCAAAAGTCGCCGCAATACCGTCTTACATAATATGCTCATCACAGGCAAAATCAGTCAGCAAGTCTATGAAAATGCCATCAATCAGCCTTTAGATGTTATCGCCAAATCGAGCTCAAAGAATTCATTTGCCGACTTTATGGACGCCATCAAGCGTGAGCTTAGAAGCTACTACCGTGAAGAAGATCTACAAAATGCTGGATTAAGTATTATCTCAACCTTAGACCCACTCGCCCAAATGGCGGCCGATAAAGCCATGACAGATGAGCTTGTCAAGTTAAAACGTCAAGGCGGCAATAAAAGCAAACTACAAGGAGCTATTATCAGTGCTGAGACCACCACAGGGCAGATTGTTGCTATCGTGGGCAGTGGTGGCGAGTTTACAGGATTTAACCGTGCGATTGATGCTAAGCGACAAGTCGGCTCGTTATTAAAGCCTGTCATCTATCTAAGTGCCTTACAGTCAGGTGCATATAATCTAGCAAGCGGCGTAAGTGACGACTCTGTCACCTATCGCATTGGCGATGCCAGCTGGACACCAAAAAACTATGATGGCACATCGCACGGCACCGTACCACTTATCACCGCTTTATCAAAATCCTATAACCAAGCTGCGGTCAATGTCGGCATGCAATTTGGCATGGATACATTTCGCCGTCAAATGGCACAGCTTGGCATTAACCAAGATCAAGTATCTGCCTATCCATCTGCTCTACTTGGAGCAGTTGATCTATCGCCTTATCAGATGCTTGGCGTGTATCAAGTTTTCTCTACTGGTGGGAAGTTTGCTCCTTTACACACCATCATCAGCGTGACAGATGAGCAAGGCAGAGTGCTTCAGCGTCATGACACACGCAACCAAACTCGGCTATCCCCTGAGGCAGCCTATCTCACTAATCACGCCATGCAATCTGTCATCACAAGTGGCACTGCAAAAGCAGCTAATTTTAATCCGTCCTTACATCTAGCAGGTAAGACAGGCACGACCAATGATAATAAAGATGCTTGGTTTGCAGGCTATTCTGGCAACTATGTCTCTGTGGTGTGGGTGGGACGTGATGATAATAAGCCCATCGGACTAACAGGCGGGACAGGTGCATTGCCCATCTGGATAGCATATATGCGTAAGCTTAATCTTACCCCTGTTGAGCTACCCAAGCCTAACGACATTACTTGGGCGTGGCTTGAGCTTGGCACAGGACGACTGTCAAGCGAAGGCTGTCCAAACGCCGCTTACCTACCGATTAATGCACAGTTTAGCCCAGATGAAGTGGATGAATGTACCGCCTATCGTCAATACGAAGAGGCACAAGCCGAGTTTTATGATGACCAATATAACAGCTACCAAGATGGCTTTTATCAAGACGGCATAGACGTTTGGCAAGATGGCGATATAAACCGACTGCCTAGCGATAACCTAAACGACCGCCAAACAGATTATACGAACTGGTAG
- the purH gene encoding bifunctional phosphoribosylaminoimidazolecarboxamide formyltransferase/IMP cyclohydrolase, with translation MMKKFALLSVSDKSGIVEFARGLQSNGFGILSTGGTFKLLKDNGINATEVSAHTGFSEMMDGRVKTLHPKIHGGILGRRGVDDEIMSEHGIDRIDVVAVNLYPFAQTVAKSDVKMSDAIENIDIGGPAMVRSAAKNHAHVTIITNSDDYERVLAEITQNGETTYATRFDLAVKAFEHTASYDGMIAQFFGARLNDTLTNPSDDSTPTADFARTFNVQLHKAQELRYGENPHQKAAFYVENEAKEASVATAKQLQGKELSYNNIADTDAALECVKSFAKPACVIVKHANPCGVAVSTDGILDAYNLAYATDPESAFGGIIAFNRTLDVATATAICERQFVEVIIAPSIAEGVLEITAKKKNVRVLVCGELPSIDNRHAQLDYKRVNGGLLVQDQDLGMINKDDLKVVTKIAPTDSELDDLIFAWKVAKYVKSNAIVYAKNRQTVGIGAGQMSRVNSARIAGIKAEHAGLVVEGAVMASDAFFPFRDGIDNAAKAGIKCIIQPGGSMRDEETIAAADEHGIAMVFTGMRHFRH, from the coding sequence ATCATGAAAAAATTTGCACTACTTTCGGTCTCTGACAAGTCAGGCATTGTAGAATTTGCCAGAGGCTTACAATCCAATGGCTTTGGCATTTTATCCACAGGTGGCACGTTTAAATTACTCAAAGACAATGGCATAAACGCCACCGAAGTCTCTGCCCACACAGGCTTTAGCGAGATGATGGACGGACGTGTAAAGACCTTACACCCCAAAATTCATGGTGGCATCTTAGGTCGCCGTGGCGTTGATGATGAGATTATGAGTGAGCATGGCATTGACCGCATTGATGTGGTGGCAGTAAACTTATACCCCTTTGCCCAGACAGTTGCCAAGTCTGATGTTAAAATGTCTGATGCCATTGAAAATATCGATATTGGCGGGCCTGCGATGGTGCGAAGTGCCGCCAAAAACCACGCCCACGTTACCATCATCACAAATAGCGATGATTATGAGCGTGTGCTTGCTGAGATTACCCAAAATGGCGAAACCACTTACGCTACCCGCTTTGATTTGGCGGTTAAGGCTTTTGAGCATACTGCAAGCTATGATGGCATGATCGCCCAGTTTTTTGGGGCAAGGTTAAACGACACGCTAACTAATCCATCAGATGACAGCACACCAACTGCCGACTTTGCTCGCACCTTTAACGTGCAGCTACACAAAGCCCAAGAGTTACGTTATGGTGAAAATCCACACCAAAAGGCGGCATTCTATGTAGAAAATGAAGCCAAAGAAGCATCTGTTGCCACCGCCAAACAACTACAAGGCAAAGAGCTGTCTTATAACAACATTGCCGATACAGACGCTGCTTTAGAGTGCGTAAAATCTTTTGCCAAACCTGCCTGCGTGATCGTCAAACACGCCAACCCTTGTGGTGTGGCGGTCTCAACCGATGGCATTTTAGATGCTTATAATCTAGCATACGCTACCGATCCTGAGTCTGCCTTTGGTGGTATCATCGCCTTTAACCGCACGCTTGATGTCGCTACCGCCACTGCCATCTGTGAGCGTCAATTTGTAGAAGTCATCATCGCTCCAAGCATTGCAGAAGGCGTGCTTGAGATTACCGCCAAAAAGAAAAACGTGCGAGTGCTGGTCTGTGGTGAATTACCAAGCATTGATAACCGTCATGCCCAATTAGACTACAAGCGTGTCAATGGCGGACTGCTCGTCCAAGACCAAGATTTAGGCATGATTAATAAAGACGACTTAAAAGTGGTTACCAAAATCGCTCCAACAGACAGCGAGCTTGATGACTTGATTTTTGCGTGGAAAGTTGCCAAATACGTTAAATCCAACGCCATCGTCTATGCCAAAAATCGCCAAACTGTCGGTATCGGTGCAGGACAGATGAGTCGTGTGAACTCTGCTCGCATTGCAGGCATTAAGGCAGAACATGCAGGGCTTGTGGTAGAAGGTGCAGTCATGGCGTCGGACGCATTTTTCCCGTTCCGTGATGGCATTGATAATGCTGCCAAAGCTGGCATTAAGTGCATTATCCAACCAGGTGGCTCTATGCGTGATGAAGAAACCATCGCTGCCGCTGACGAGCATGGCATTGCCATGGTGTTTACAGGTATGCGTCATTTTAGACACTAG